ACGCTGGGAGATGCGTCCTCTCTCAGAACTTATGGAGCCTGTCCTTGGCAAGACCCCGAAGCGAAGCGAGGACGAATACTGGGGTGGCGACATTCGATGGGCCAGCGCAAAGGATATTTCGCAGTCAGAAACGCGACACGTCTACGACACCGCCGAAAACATGACTGAAGCGGGGAAAGAGGCTAGCAACGCCAAAATCCTCCCAGAAGGTACTGTGGTCGTTATCGCTCGCGGTGCGACTATGGGACGTGTGGCACAGCTTGGCAAGCCGATGGCGTTCAATCAGACTTGCTACGGACTAGACACTGGTGAGGAATTGCTGGATGACTATCTCTACTATGCATGGCAGTATGTGTTCGGTCAAGTTCAGGCGGTTTCGTATGGAACGGTATTCGATACAATTACGATGAAGTCATTTGAGGATATTGAAATTCCGGTTCCACCGATGCCGACTCAAAAAAAGATCGCTCACGCCTTAACGGCTGTAGACGATAAAATCGAATCCAACATTCAAATTTCTGATAAACTAGATCAAGTTCAGGAAACAATATTCCGGAAACAGTTTGTTGAATTTTCAAATCATAATGACTTCAAAATGACTGATATTGGAGAGGTTCCAAATGAGTATGAAGTTAAATGTCTGAATGAAATTGCGGATATTGAATTAGGGAATTCACCAAAGTCAGAGTATTACAACGAGGAAGGAGATGGACTTCCATTCTTTCAGGGGAGTAAAAACTTCGGAATGCACTACCCTGACGTTGAAAAGTGGTGCACGTCGCCAAATAAGACTGCTGAGGAGGGTGATATACTCATCAGCATACGTGCCCCAGTAGGCGATCTGAACAAGGCACAATTCAAATGCATTATCGGCCGCGGTATAACGGCACTATCTATGAAAAATCACCGAAATGAATTCCTCTACTACTTATTGAAAACGAACGGTCATAGATGGGAGCAATACGCCTCAGGTACAACATTCAATTCCATTAATAAAGGGAATATTGAGTCCTTTAAAGTGGTCTATCCTGGATCGCAAGAAATTGATTGGTTTAATAAGCAAGTTGCCGCCCTATCAGAGAAAATTTATTCATTACACTGGGAGAACGAGTATCTAGAGGAGCTCAGGGATGAATTGATGCTGCCTCTCATTAGTGGCCGTGTTACTCTTGACACGTAAAGACCCAAGTTGCTATACTACAATGAGTGATTCAAATGGGTCTCGATGAACTAAATCTGGCCGAGAAACCGGCCATTGAGATCTTTCGAGATCTTGGCTATGGCTACTTGCCCTCCTCTGATTTAAGAACTTCAAGACTATCAGTTAGTGATGTTATACTTAAGGATCGTCTTCGAGACCAAGTCAGGACCATCAACCCAGATCTGCCGGAAGATGCCCGGGAAGAAGCAATCCGTCATCTAACGAGTACGCAATCTCCAAACCTGCTGGAAGACAACCAACGGCTTCATCAACAGTTAGTTGATGGGGTTCAGGTCGAATATGAGCAAGACGGTGAGCAAGTTGGCCGCTTCGTGCAGCCAATCGACTTCGAAAACCCGGAAAACAATGATTGGCTCATCACCACGCAATTCACGGTTCAGGTTGGAGACAATCCCCGACGAAAACCGGATATGGTCGTCTTCATCAATGGACTTCCAATTGGTGTTCTCGAATTCAAGAATCCAACTGACCCGAAAGCGACGCTAGAGAATGCGTATGACCAAGTCAATAGCCGCTACCGGGACGACATCGCCCCGCTCCTCCGCTATAACGAAGTAATCGGGCTAGCAGACATGAATGAGGCCCGTATCGGATGCCTGGATGCCGGGTGGCAGTGGTACCGCCCGTGGCGTTACATCGAAAAGGAAGGTGATGAACGGGACCTGCCAGAAGAAGAGGTCCTTCTTCGGGGGGTGTTCAAAAAGGAACACCTCTTGGACCTCATTGAGAACTTCATAGTTTTCAGCGAGAAGGATGGGCAGCCAGTAAAGATGCTGGCAGGGTACCATCAGTTCTACGGCGTCCGAGAAGCCGTAAAAAGTGCGAAGGAAACCCAAGGAGACGAATTAGGCCGAATCGGTGTCTATTGGCATACTCAGGGCTCTGGAAAATCGCTCTCGATGGTGTATTTCGTTCGGAAGATTCGTCGAAGCAGTGACTTTGGCAACCCGACGTTTGTCGTTGTGACCGATCGGAACGAGTTGGATGAGCAGATTACGCACACGTTTAGCGATGC
This region of Halodesulfurarchaeum sp. HSR-GB genomic DNA includes:
- a CDS encoding restriction endonuclease subunit S, whose product is MTQEEIEAFVEEAKTAEVSDEYGPGNERWEMRPLSELMEPVLGKTPKRSEDEYWGGDIRWASAKDISQSETRHVYDTAENMTEAGKEASNAKILPEGTVVVIARGATMGRVAQLGKPMAFNQTCYGLDTGEELLDDYLYYAWQYVFGQVQAVSYGTVFDTITMKSFEDIEIPVPPMPTQKKIAHALTAVDDKIESNIQISDKLDQVQETIFRKQFVEFSNHNDFKMTDIGEVPNEYEVKCLNEIADIELGNSPKSEYYNEEGDGLPFFQGSKNFGMHYPDVEKWCTSPNKTAEEGDILISIRAPVGDLNKAQFKCIIGRGITALSMKNHRNEFLYYLLKTNGHRWEQYASGTTFNSINKGNIESFKVVYPGSQEIDWFNKQVAALSEKIYSLHWENEYLEELRDELMLPLISGRVTLDT